A genomic window from Brassica oleracea var. oleracea cultivar TO1000 chromosome C8, BOL, whole genome shotgun sequence includes:
- the LOC106312003 gene encoding uncharacterized protein LOC106312003 yields MDIPKRYPSLFILIVFIATDLSHADTRNNIPVANGPSLLSTNDVFNPFGKITVEIINDIGGTVSLPFHCKSKNDDFGDRSLQPGGSWSFSFKRQFFGRTLFFCSFAFPNGSYYFDIFRDHRDTAGDDWCQNCVWKIRPTGPCRFNGGTKQFDICFPWNKNKTLY; encoded by the coding sequence ATGGATATTCCAAAACGTTACCCATCACTATTCATATTGATTGTCTTCATAGCTACAGATCTATCTCATGCCGACACAAGAAACAACATTCCTGTTGCTAACGGTCCATCATTACTATCAACAAACGATGTGTTTAATCCTTTCGGAAAAATTACTGTAGAAATCATCAACGATATTGGTGGTACAGTATCATTGCCTTTTCATTGTAAATCGAAGAACGATGATTTTGGTGACCGTAGTTTGCAACCTGGCGGGTCATGGTCTTTTAGTTTCAAGCGTCAGTTCTTCGGAAGGACATTGTTTTTCTGTTCTTTTGCGTTTCCCAATGGAAGCTATTATTTCGACATATTTAGAGACCACCGAGATACTGCTGGCGATGACTGGTGCCAAAATTGCGTGTGGAAGATAAGACCAACCGGACCTTGTAGGTTTAACGGTGGAACTAAGCAGTTCGATATTTGTTTTCCATGGAATAAAAATAAGACATTGTATTGA
- the LOC106312004 gene encoding uncharacterized protein LOC106312004 codes for MESVFRSAREKLEKEHIERKESGKLKLQQEKKAIDAAEMQRQAVEASHRAIEATTKVEDNLGEGKEDVKHRGGDYSNSMQVLPPWMDRQGMEMRQETNGDDGCSHEDFRLQYEYRKAYFAALLNQQGVAEEEDGDDVEWDKGEAPGADLF; via the exons ATGGAATCAGTGTTTAGATCGGCCAGGGAGAAGCTTGAGAAAGAGCACATAGAGAGGAAGGAGAGTGGGAAGCTGAAGCTACAACAAGAGAAGAAAGCCATCGATGCTGCGGAAATGCAACGCCAAGCCGTTGAAGCTTCTCATAGAGCCATTGAAGCCACCACGAAG GTTGAGGATAACCTTGGTGAAGGTAAAGAAGATGTCAAACATAGAGGTGGAGATTATAGTAATAGTATGCAAGTCTTGCCTCCATGGATGGATAGACAAGGAATGGAGATGAGACAGGAAACAAATGGTGATGATGGTTGCTCACATGAGGATTTCAGG CTTCAGTATGAGTATCGCAAAGCTTACTTTGCCGCTCTACTGAATCAGCAAGGGGTAGCTGAAGAGGAAGATGGGGATGATGTTGAGTGGGACAAAGGAGAGGCTCCTGGTGCAGATCTGTTTTGA